Proteins found in one Haloferax litoreum genomic segment:
- a CDS encoding long-chain fatty acid--CoA ligase, which produces MVGATNQTLRPFLWRAGKLFPDREIVSRTSEGITRYTYSEYEGRVAQLANALADAGISDGDRVATFCWNHDRHFETYFGVPSMGAQLHTINPLLPDHHIQYIVENAEDRIIFVDPSLAPKLAGAIDEDAFASVEQFVVMASEVPDTDLDPVTDYESFIGDYSDEYDWPDLPEDQPAGMCYTSGTTGKPKGVEYSQQMLWAHTMATLPQAGLDIGADDVVMPVVPMFHVNAWGLPFSMTAAGAKHVYPGPSPTPEDLAKLIESEGVTMTAGVPTVWLGLLEYLDEHDTDISSLERIVIGGAAAPKSVIRRFDEEYDVEVVHAWGMTEMSPVGTVAHLKPGMEDLPADEQYEKRGMQGLLVTGLEMRVVDDDGNEVPWNGEDFGELWVRGPWVTTEYFERPDANEQDFEGNWLKTGDVVTVDEDGYVKIVDRAKDVIKSGGEWISSVELENTIMAHDGVAEATVVGVPHERWQERPVAFIVPKAGSDEDELKSDVVELVRSEFPKWWTPDEVVFIEEVPKTATGKFDKKVLRDQYDDSSLIEGKTPDEDAPSQN; this is translated from the coding sequence ATGGTAGGTGCTACCAACCAGACACTTCGACCGTTTCTGTGGCGTGCAGGTAAACTCTTCCCGGACCGCGAAATCGTCTCCCGAACGTCCGAGGGCATAACGAGATACACGTATTCGGAGTACGAGGGGCGCGTCGCACAACTCGCGAACGCCCTCGCAGATGCGGGTATCAGCGACGGTGACCGCGTCGCGACGTTCTGTTGGAATCACGACCGACACTTCGAGACGTACTTCGGTGTCCCGTCGATGGGTGCGCAACTCCACACCATCAACCCACTTCTCCCGGACCACCACATCCAGTACATCGTCGAGAACGCAGAAGACCGCATCATCTTCGTCGACCCGTCGCTGGCACCGAAACTCGCCGGCGCAATCGACGAAGACGCCTTCGCCTCCGTCGAGCAGTTCGTCGTGATGGCGTCAGAGGTTCCCGACACGGACCTCGACCCAGTGACCGACTACGAGTCGTTCATCGGCGATTACTCCGACGAGTACGACTGGCCGGACCTGCCGGAAGACCAACCGGCGGGGATGTGTTACACCTCTGGGACTACGGGCAAGCCGAAAGGCGTCGAGTACTCCCAGCAGATGCTCTGGGCGCACACGATGGCGACGCTCCCGCAGGCGGGTCTCGACATCGGCGCAGACGACGTCGTCATGCCCGTCGTGCCGATGTTCCACGTCAACGCGTGGGGACTCCCGTTCTCCATGACTGCCGCGGGTGCCAAACACGTCTACCCCGGCCCATCGCCGACGCCGGAGGACCTCGCGAAACTCATCGAATCAGAGGGCGTGACGATGACCGCAGGGGTCCCGACTGTCTGGCTTGGCCTCCTCGAATATCTCGACGAGCACGACACCGACATCTCGTCGCTCGAACGCATCGTCATCGGCGGCGCGGCGGCACCGAAGTCCGTCATCCGCCGCTTCGACGAAGAGTACGACGTGGAAGTCGTCCACGCGTGGGGGATGACCGAGATGTCGCCGGTCGGAACCGTCGCACACCTCAAACCCGGCATGGAGGACCTTCCGGCCGACGAACAGTACGAAAAGCGCGGCATGCAGGGGCTACTCGTCACCGGTCTGGAGATGCGCGTCGTCGACGACGACGGCAACGAAGTGCCGTGGAACGGCGAAGACTTCGGTGAACTGTGGGTCCGTGGGCCGTGGGTCACGACGGAGTACTTCGAGCGCCCAGACGCGAACGAACAGGACTTCGAAGGTAACTGGCTGAAGACGGGCGACGTGGTGACCGTGGACGAAGATGGCTACGTCAAAATCGTCGACCGTGCGAAGGACGTCATCAAGTCCGGCGGTGAGTGGATATCGTCTGTCGAACTGGAGAACACCATCATGGCGCACGACGGCGTCGCGGAAGCGACAGTCGTCGGCGTCCCCCACGAACGATGGCAGGAACGCCCCGTGGCGTTCATCGTCCCGAAGGCAGGGTCGGACGAAGACGAACTCAAGAGTGACGTCGTCGAACTCGTCCGCTCGGAGTTCCCCAAGTGGTGGACGCCCGACGAAGTCGTCTTCATCGAGGAAGTTCCGAAGACAGCGACGGGTAAGTTCGACAAGAAGGTGCTCCGCGACCAGTACGACGACTCCTCGCTCATCGAGGGGAAGACGCCCGACGAAGACGCCCCGTCCCAGAACTGA
- a CDS encoding MBL fold metallo-hydrolase, producing MTAPDLPELETEVPVIEPETLKERIDNGEELTILDNRVPSEHEEWRIEGENVSHVNIPYFDFLDEDLSDDIYEDLPEDEEFVVLCAKGSSSEYVAGLLIQEGYDAVALERGMNGWASIYEYTELETDGDATIAQYQRPSSGCLAYLIVDGDEAAVVDPLRYFSDEYVQDAKAMGAELKYAIDTHIHADHISGVRTLVEDEGVTGVIPEAAEGRGVDYDVDYDTIADGETLTVGDTEIEAIHTPGHTTGMTTYKVDNVLFTGDGLFIESVARPDLEDGDEGAPDAAGMLYDSLQERVLNHDDHFIVASAHFSDAAIPAEDGSYTATLGELKETMGALSMPKDEFVEFILSDMPPRPANYIDIIETNLGVQESDDDRAFELELGPNNCAASNEALTN from the coding sequence ATGACTGCTCCAGACCTCCCGGAACTGGAAACCGAAGTTCCCGTCATCGAACCCGAGACGCTCAAAGAGCGCATCGATAACGGAGAAGAGCTGACGATCCTCGACAACCGCGTGCCATCCGAACACGAGGAGTGGCGCATCGAGGGCGAAAACGTCTCGCACGTCAACATTCCGTACTTCGACTTCCTCGACGAAGACCTCAGCGACGACATCTACGAAGACCTCCCCGAGGACGAGGAGTTCGTCGTCCTCTGTGCGAAGGGGTCGTCGTCTGAGTACGTCGCCGGGCTGCTCATTCAGGAGGGCTACGACGCGGTCGCCCTCGAACGCGGCATGAACGGCTGGGCCAGCATCTACGAGTACACCGAACTGGAGACCGACGGTGACGCCACCATCGCACAGTACCAGCGTCCCTCCAGTGGCTGTCTCGCGTACCTCATCGTCGACGGCGACGAAGCCGCCGTCGTCGACCCGCTTCGCTACTTCTCGGACGAGTACGTCCAGGACGCGAAGGCGATGGGTGCAGAACTCAAGTACGCCATCGACACCCACATCCACGCAGACCACATCAGTGGCGTCCGCACGCTGGTCGAAGACGAAGGCGTCACGGGCGTCATCCCCGAGGCCGCCGAAGGCCGCGGCGTCGACTACGACGTCGACTACGACACCATCGCGGACGGCGAGACGCTCACCGTCGGCGACACGGAAATCGAAGCAATCCACACGCCCGGGCACACGACCGGCATGACGACCTACAAGGTCGACAACGTGCTGTTCACGGGTGACGGCCTGTTCATCGAATCGGTCGCCCGCCCCGACCTCGAAGACGGCGACGAGGGTGCCCCGGACGCCGCCGGCATGCTCTACGACTCGCTTCAAGAGCGCGTCCTCAACCACGACGACCACTTCATCGTGGCCTCCGCTCACTTCAGTGATGCGGCAATCCCCGCCGAAGACGGCAGCTACACCGCTACCCTCGGGGAACTCAAAGAAACCATGGGCGCACTCTCCATGCCGAAAGACGAGTTCGTCGAGTTCATCCTCTCGGACATGCCGCCTCGGCCGGCCAACTACATCGACATCATCGAGACCAACCTCGGTGTGCAGGAGTCGGACGACGACCGCGCGTTCGAACTCGAGCTTGGCCCGAACAACTGCGCGGCCAGCAACGAAGCCCTGACGAACTAA
- the menE gene encoding o-succinylbenzoate--CoA ligase, translating to MTEDTTDDNTPTRQALSGTMRDWLSHRVATTPDHRALIYAPTGDSWTFRELDSLVSETAGQLAALGVKAGDHLGVLLEPGVEYVRLIHAAGRLGVTLVPLSERLTPGEVARNLEIADVTALVCGDSTESTAVEATVDVPVVSVDEPRWEGVINLSSIAPKSTTPAQWNLSDTMLLLFTSGTTGTPKAVRLTMGNVLANAVASSFRLGLSPGDRWLVTLSLHHMGGIGPILRSPLYGTTIVLRDGFDAGGAADDIGKYDVTGVSVVPTMLKRMLDSRGTLSDSLRVVLLGGAPASEELVERCRNYSVPVYPTYGMTETASQIATATPREAFSSIGTVGRQLFFVDLDIVNDDGTLVEPGTAGEIVVSGLTVSPGYYGDPEATADAFTDAGLRTGDIGYRDDDGLLYVLNRKDDRIITGGENVDPGEVVHVLRQYPAIDDAVVLGIPDAEWGERVSALVVLSDPEMRLDRSALDAFCREHLAGFKVPRLVEPTDELPRTVSGTIDREKVRERLQASQPVTEAEPEWTGDPQGDGAIGADPTVVADAERGDEEDAEEREPTPADESDEPEPAGVTESTNSRDSQGNESDVPDEDDDKEGPEDSADESEMTDDGGIDASDDSEGGSGGADGGSDGDADAGGNDGDADAEARTTHHDEE from the coding sequence ATGACCGAAGATACGACAGACGACAACACCCCGACGAGACAGGCACTCTCGGGCACGATGCGCGATTGGCTTTCGCACCGTGTCGCGACGACGCCAGACCACCGAGCGCTCATCTACGCACCGACCGGTGACTCGTGGACGTTCCGCGAACTCGATTCGCTCGTCTCCGAGACTGCGGGGCAACTCGCTGCACTCGGCGTCAAAGCCGGCGACCACCTCGGCGTCCTCCTCGAACCGGGAGTCGAATACGTTCGTCTCATCCACGCCGCAGGACGCCTCGGAGTCACGCTCGTCCCACTCAGCGAACGTCTGACGCCGGGCGAAGTCGCTCGAAACCTCGAAATCGCCGACGTGACTGCGCTCGTCTGCGGCGACTCGACAGAGTCCACTGCCGTCGAAGCGACAGTCGACGTCCCTGTCGTCTCAGTCGACGAACCGCGCTGGGAGGGCGTCATCAACCTCTCGTCGATAGCACCGAAGAGTACCACGCCAGCCCAGTGGAACCTCTCAGATACGATGTTGCTCCTGTTCACCTCGGGGACGACGGGGACACCGAAGGCGGTTCGACTCACGATGGGGAACGTACTCGCGAACGCCGTCGCCTCGTCGTTCAGACTCGGCCTCTCCCCCGGTGACCGCTGGTTGGTCACGCTCTCGTTGCACCACATGGGTGGCATCGGGCCGATTCTCCGGAGTCCACTGTACGGGACGACCATCGTCCTCCGTGACGGATTCGACGCAGGCGGTGCAGCCGACGACATCGGTAAGTACGACGTGACGGGTGTCTCCGTCGTACCGACGATGCTCAAACGGATGCTCGACAGTCGAGGGACGCTCTCGGATTCGCTCCGCGTCGTCCTTCTCGGTGGCGCGCCTGCCTCCGAAGAACTCGTCGAACGATGCCGGAACTACTCGGTCCCGGTGTACCCAACCTACGGGATGACCGAGACGGCCTCACAGATTGCGACTGCGACGCCCCGTGAGGCGTTCTCGTCTATCGGAACCGTCGGACGCCAACTCTTCTTCGTGGACCTCGACATCGTGAACGACGACGGGACTCTCGTCGAACCGGGGACCGCCGGTGAAATCGTCGTCTCCGGACTCACGGTCTCACCGGGATACTACGGGGACCCCGAGGCGACTGCCGACGCGTTCACCGACGCCGGTCTCCGAACGGGGGACATCGGATACCGGGACGACGACGGCCTCCTGTACGTGCTCAACCGCAAGGACGACCGTATCATCACCGGCGGCGAGAACGTCGACCCCGGCGAAGTCGTCCACGTCCTCCGCCAGTACCCCGCCATCGACGATGCAGTCGTCCTCGGCATCCCCGACGCAGAGTGGGGCGAACGCGTGAGTGCGCTCGTCGTTCTCTCCGACCCGGAGATGCGACTCGACCGGTCCGCGCTTGACGCGTTCTGCCGCGAACACCTTGCCGGATTCAAAGTCCCGCGCCTCGTCGAACCGACCGACGAACTTCCACGGACCGTCTCGGGGACTATCGACCGAGAAAAGGTCCGAGAGCGCTTGCAGGCTTCCCAACCGGTCACGGAAGCAGAACCCGAGTGGACCGGTGACCCGCAGGGCGACGGTGCTATCGGGGCTGACCCAACCGTCGTCGCCGACGCCGAACGTGGCGACGAAGAAGACGCAGAAGAGCGTGAACCAACTCCTGCCGACGAATCGGACGAACCCGAACCCGCAGGCGTGACCGAGTCGACGAACTCACGCGACTCTCAGGGCAACGAAAGCGACGTCCCGGACGAGGACGACGACAAGGAGGGCCCAGAAGACTCTGCCGACGAGTCTGAGATGACAGACGACGGTGGCATCGACGCCAGCGACGACAGTGAAGGTGGCAGTGGCGGGGCCGACGGTGGCAGTGACGGGGACGCAGACGCCGGTGGCAATGATGGGGACGCAGACGCCGAGGCGAGGACGACGCACCACGACGAGGAATGA
- a CDS encoding AIM24 family protein: MQLEEFVSSHAPNDGDKAFELENSKLLDVALDGSIMAKAGTMVGYEGDISFERKSAGGLKGMLKKKVSGEGEVMMQASGSGNLYLADQGKEVQILELDAGEEISVNGNDVLAFESSVNWDIKMLKSIAGTSTGGLFNVFLEGPGHVAITTHGKPLVLETPVSTDPNATVAWSGNVSPSSKRDVNVKSLIGRSSGETYQLEFAGNDGFVIVQPYEEVQPGQ; this comes from the coding sequence ATGCAACTCGAAGAATTCGTTAGCTCTCACGCACCGAACGACGGCGACAAAGCATTCGAACTGGAGAACTCGAAACTCCTCGACGTCGCACTCGACGGCAGTATCATGGCCAAAGCCGGCACGATGGTCGGGTACGAGGGAGACATCTCGTTCGAACGAAAGTCCGCCGGCGGCCTGAAAGGGATGTTGAAGAAGAAAGTCTCAGGCGAAGGCGAGGTGATGATGCAAGCATCCGGGTCCGGAAACCTCTATCTCGCCGACCAGGGCAAGGAAGTCCAGATTCTCGAACTCGACGCGGGCGAAGAGATTAGCGTCAACGGAAACGACGTGTTAGCCTTCGAATCCAGCGTGAACTGGGACATCAAGATGCTGAAGAGTATCGCCGGGACTTCGACCGGCGGTCTGTTCAACGTCTTCCTCGAAGGGCCGGGGCACGTCGCCATCACGACGCACGGGAAACCGCTCGTCCTCGAGACGCCCGTGAGCACAGACCCGAACGCGACTGTCGCGTGGAGTGGGAACGTCTCGCCGTCGTCCAAGCGCGACGTGAACGTCAAGAGTCTCATCGGTCGCTCGTCGGGTGAGACGTACCAACTCGAGTTCGCGGGCAACGACGGATTCGTCATCGTCCAACCGTACGAGGAAGTCCAACCCGGACAGTAA
- a CDS encoding acyl-CoA dehydrogenase family protein translates to MDLLDESIVPEHARAVKREAREFAEEHIVPVAEEYYESGEYPRDVLEAGMDAGLVAQDISEEYGGKGYDLQQILAISEEFYRADAGIALTLQLASFGCEIMEHYGSEEQKETWLRPIAENEQISGLAVSEPQTGSDMAGMETTAEKTDDGYVLNGEKYWVGNAVEADWLTVYAKTGDSDDRYSNYSMFVVPTDTPGYEAEHIPEKMGMRASKQGHIVFDDCEVPEENLIGTEGGGFYMLADFFNHGRIVVGGHSLGLAASAIEEAWSFVHDRQAFGRSVSDFQAVQHILADMRMEFEAARALNWRAAEKVANGEDAGFWAATAKTKSTEMAVDVAERGMQLHGGRSVLNENKISRVYRDVRIPVIYEGANEIQRNLIYRQGGL, encoded by the coding sequence ATGGACCTTCTCGACGAATCAATCGTGCCAGAGCACGCCCGCGCCGTCAAGCGTGAGGCGCGCGAGTTCGCCGAAGAACACATCGTCCCCGTCGCAGAGGAGTACTACGAGTCCGGTGAGTACCCCCGTGACGTCCTCGAAGCGGGGATGGACGCAGGACTTGTTGCACAGGACATCAGTGAGGAGTACGGTGGCAAGGGATACGACCTCCAGCAGATTCTCGCCATCTCCGAGGAGTTCTACCGTGCCGACGCTGGCATCGCACTGACGCTCCAACTCGCCTCCTTCGGGTGCGAGATTATGGAACACTACGGGTCTGAAGAACAGAAAGAGACGTGGCTCCGCCCCATCGCCGAGAACGAGCAGATTTCGGGACTCGCCGTCTCCGAACCACAGACCGGGTCCGACATGGCCGGGATGGAGACGACGGCCGAGAAGACCGACGATGGATACGTACTGAACGGCGAGAAGTACTGGGTCGGCAACGCCGTCGAGGCCGATTGGCTCACCGTCTACGCCAAGACGGGTGACTCGGACGACCGATACTCGAACTACTCCATGTTCGTCGTCCCGACGGACACGCCGGGGTACGAGGCCGAGCACATCCCCGAGAAGATGGGCATGCGGGCGTCGAAGCAGGGCCACATTGTCTTCGACGACTGTGAGGTTCCCGAAGAGAACCTCATCGGCACCGAGGGTGGCGGATTCTACATGCTCGCGGACTTCTTCAACCACGGCCGAATCGTCGTCGGTGGCCACAGTCTCGGACTCGCCGCGTCCGCCATCGAAGAGGCGTGGTCGTTCGTCCACGACCGACAGGCGTTCGGGCGGAGTGTCTCGGACTTCCAGGCAGTCCAGCACATCCTCGCCGACATGCGCATGGAGTTCGAAGCGGCGCGCGCACTCAACTGGCGTGCCGCGGAGAAGGTCGCAAACGGCGAAGACGCAGGATTCTGGGCTGCGACTGCGAAGACGAAATCGACCGAGATGGCAGTCGACGTGGCCGAACGTGGCATGCAACTCCACGGTGGTCGCTCGGTCCTCAACGAGAACAAAATCTCTCGCGTCTACCGTGACGTTCGCATCCCGGTCATCTACGAGGGTGCAAACGAGATTCAACGCAACCTCATCTACCGGCAGGGCGGCCTCTAA
- a CDS encoding SDR family NAD(P)-dependent oxidoreductase: MSTAQPLEDKVSIVTGAGGQIGAGIAVELAKAGSDVVIADVNVLDTEYNQQSSTDVGGADRAQEVAGRIEELGRRAHIVECDVTHADQVAAMVEETVSEFGGIDVLCNNAGIITVDPVEEMKEEEWDSVMGVNVKGVFLPSKAAIPHLKESNGAIINTASIAGSIGASGLAHYCASKHAVLGFTKSLALELAGDDVTVNAICPGIVDTPMWNKVLTPTLDEAYEDTIKRVIPLGRDQTPEDMGKLAVFYATNRNVTGQALAVDGGILQNVI; this comes from the coding sequence ATGTCGACAGCACAACCACTCGAGGACAAGGTATCGATTGTGACTGGTGCAGGCGGACAAATCGGAGCGGGAATCGCGGTCGAACTCGCCAAAGCGGGGAGTGACGTCGTCATCGCGGACGTGAACGTCCTCGACACGGAGTACAACCAACAGTCGTCTACAGACGTCGGCGGTGCGGACCGGGCGCAAGAAGTCGCCGGACGCATCGAAGAACTCGGCCGCCGTGCGCACATCGTCGAGTGCGACGTGACGCACGCCGACCAGGTCGCTGCGATGGTCGAAGAGACAGTCTCAGAGTTCGGCGGAATCGATGTCCTCTGTAACAACGCGGGTATCATCACCGTCGACCCGGTCGAAGAGATGAAAGAAGAAGAGTGGGACTCGGTGATGGGTGTGAACGTCAAAGGGGTCTTCCTCCCGTCGAAGGCGGCGATTCCACACCTCAAAGAGTCGAACGGAGCGATAATCAACACCGCGTCGATTGCGGGAAGTATCGGTGCATCGGGATTGGCTCACTACTGCGCGTCGAAGCACGCCGTTCTCGGGTTCACGAAATCGCTCGCCCTCGAACTCGCGGGTGACGACGTGACGGTGAACGCAATCTGCCCCGGCATCGTAGACACACCGATGTGGAACAAGGTGTTGACCCCGACACTCGACGAAGCGTACGAAGACACCATCAAACGGGTCATCCCGCTGGGACGTGACCAGACGCCCGAAGACATGGGGAAACTCGCCGTGTTCTACGCGACGAACCGGAACGTGACGGGGCAGGCACTCGCCGTCGACGGCGGTATCCTGCAGAACGTCATCTGA
- a CDS encoding YeeE/YedE family protein has protein sequence MSGLTPLLVDSLFPNGIAHYALGGLLIGLGTAIIYLGTGIIAGASTFLESTLSYVSDLPRFNKTKYVTSRDWRVVFTLSIVAGAAIYTVTLGDGWWVSEVQPWRFAVGGVLVGIGTRIGKGCTSGHGVCGVGSRSRTSFVNVATFMLVAIGVAQLLQALGVSP, from the coding sequence ATGTCGGGACTGACGCCGCTCCTCGTCGATAGCCTCTTCCCGAACGGGATAGCGCACTACGCGCTCGGTGGTCTCCTCATCGGTCTGGGGACGGCCATCATCTACCTCGGGACGGGTATCATCGCGGGCGCGAGCACCTTCCTCGAGTCGACGCTCTCGTACGTGTCCGACCTTCCGCGGTTCAACAAGACGAAGTACGTCACGTCACGCGACTGGCGCGTCGTCTTCACCCTGAGCATCGTCGCTGGTGCCGCCATCTACACCGTCACACTCGGTGACGGCTGGTGGGTCTCCGAAGTCCAACCGTGGCGCTTCGCCGTCGGCGGCGTGCTCGTTGGCATCGGAACCCGCATCGGTAAAGGGTGTACGTCCGGGCACGGGGTCTGTGGCGTCGGCTCTCGCTCGCGAACCTCGTTCGTGAACGTCGCAACCTTCATGCTCGTCGCCATCGGCGTCGCACAACTCCTCCAGGCGCTGGGGGTGTCGCCATGA
- a CDS encoding DUF7512 family protein, which translates to MFGIENLTGSTQAAALVGIVLVEAMVLYVGYGALESVLGSTVLKLLGGE; encoded by the coding sequence ATGTTCGGAATCGAAAATCTAACTGGGAGTACCCAGGCAGCAGCACTCGTCGGAATCGTTCTCGTCGAGGCCATGGTGCTGTACGTCGGATACGGCGCACTAGAGAGCGTCCTCGGCTCTACCGTGTTGAAACTCCTCGGGGGTGAATGA
- a CDS encoding N-acyl homoserine lactonase family protein encodes MGDISVHLVDRGRVHADMGYVLSGYSMGSASNPNPDHEMAEFVVWNAVIDGPDQTVLWDTGSNPDAGNGYWPAPLYEAFAHVDSAEHTLEADLDAVGYSLSDIDAVVMSHLHLDHAGGLREFAGTDVPIYVHEEELKFAYYSAKTTEGSIAYLASDFDHDLNWNVVHGDEYTLFDGMRLYHLPGHTPGVMGAHIQTPAGDVFIAGDECYVEGNYTDEVPLGPGLLWSDRHWFDSLQKIKEMERQTGADVLFGHDLDRFRSFEKGWNV; translated from the coding sequence ATGGGTGACATTAGCGTCCACCTGGTCGACCGCGGTCGCGTCCACGCTGACATGGGATACGTCCTCTCTGGCTACTCCATGGGGAGCGCGTCGAATCCGAACCCGGACCACGAGATGGCCGAGTTCGTCGTCTGGAACGCCGTCATCGACGGTCCAGACCAGACAGTTCTGTGGGACACCGGGTCGAATCCGGATGCAGGGAACGGCTATTGGCCCGCGCCGTTGTACGAGGCGTTCGCACACGTCGATTCCGCAGAACACACGCTGGAAGCAGACCTCGATGCAGTCGGATACTCGCTTTCGGACATCGACGCCGTGGTGATGAGCCATCTCCACCTCGACCACGCGGGTGGCCTCAGGGAGTTCGCCGGGACGGACGTTCCAATCTACGTCCACGAGGAGGAACTGAAGTTCGCGTACTACTCGGCGAAGACGACGGAGGGGTCGATTGCGTACCTCGCGTCCGACTTCGACCACGACCTGAACTGGAACGTCGTCCACGGCGACGAGTACACACTGTTCGATGGGATGCGTCTGTACCACCTTCCGGGTCACACACCCGGCGTGATGGGGGCACACATCCAGACGCCCGCGGGTGATGTGTTCATCGCTGGTGACGAGTGCTACGTCGAGGGGAATTACACGGACGAGGTGCCACTCGGCCCGGGATTACTCTGGAGTGACCGTCACTGGTTCGACAGTCTCCAGAAAATCAAAGAGATGGAACGGCAGACCGGTGCGGACGTGTTGTTCGGACACGACCTCGACCGGTTCCGTTCCTTCGAGAAGGGGTGGAACGTCTGA
- a CDS encoding YeeE/YedE family protein: MSDDERGLGFMLLIVLGGLIFGFGLGLSNMARPEVVIDFLQFDDFGLLFVMGGAAVTTGVVFALAETLGDRAPLTGANYGRRLKSFDKNVVVGGVIFGAGWGISGICPGAAYASLGVGNYPILIAIGGMFVGAYLQGLWRARRAESAARGTSAD, translated from the coding sequence ATGAGCGACGACGAACGCGGACTCGGATTCATGCTGCTCATCGTCTTGGGCGGTCTGATATTCGGGTTCGGCCTCGGACTGAGTAACATGGCTCGACCGGAAGTCGTCATCGACTTCCTCCAGTTCGACGACTTCGGCCTCCTCTTCGTCATGGGCGGGGCCGCAGTCACCACCGGCGTCGTCTTCGCCCTCGCGGAGACGCTCGGTGACCGGGCACCTCTCACCGGAGCGAACTATGGCCGCCGTCTGAAGTCGTTCGACAAGAACGTCGTCGTCGGTGGCGTCATCTTCGGTGCCGGATGGGGTATCTCAGGAATCTGCCCCGGGGCGGCGTACGCCAGCCTCGGTGTCGGTAACTACCCCATCCTCATCGCCATCGGTGGGATGTTCGTCGGCGCCTACCTGCAGGGCCTCTGGCGCGCTCGGCGTGCCGAGAGTGCTGCCCGCGGAACGTCTGCTGACTAA
- a CDS encoding DsrE/DsrF/DrsH-like family protein, producing the protein MSSDADAPVDTTTASVEELQAQIQALEEEVSDLREATDDGGQKSMTIIATKGTLDMAYPPLILASTAAAFGWDVVVFHTFWGLDILHEEKSKNLKLSAIGNPSMPMPNAVAALPFMDNVATSMMEKKIKENGTATVEELIETSLDMGVDLQACQMTIELMGYDENAFYDGVTTGVGAATALQHMAESDVQLMI; encoded by the coding sequence ATGAGCTCGGACGCTGACGCGCCCGTCGACACGACGACCGCCTCCGTCGAAGAACTCCAGGCACAGATTCAGGCGCTGGAAGAAGAGGTCTCTGACCTCCGCGAGGCGACCGACGACGGCGGGCAGAAGTCGATGACCATCATCGCAACGAAAGGCACCCTCGACATGGCGTACCCGCCGCTCATCCTCGCGAGTACGGCGGCCGCCTTCGGGTGGGACGTCGTGGTCTTCCACACGTTCTGGGGCCTCGACATCCTCCACGAGGAGAAGTCGAAGAACCTCAAACTCAGCGCCATCGGCAACCCGAGCATGCCGATGCCCAACGCCGTCGCCGCGTTGCCCTTCATGGACAACGTCGCGACGAGCATGATGGAGAAGAAGATCAAAGAAAACGGGACTGCGACCGTCGAGGAACTCATCGAGACGTCTCTCGACATGGGCGTAGACCTGCAGGCGTGTCAGATGACCATCGAACTGATGGGCTACGACGAAAATGCGTTCTACGACGGCGTCACCACCGGCGTCGGTGCGGCGACGGCACTCCAGCACATGGCTGAGTCCGACGTCCAACTCATGATCTGA
- a CDS encoding sulfurtransferase TusA family protein has protein sequence MSEYEPTETLDVKGLSCPMPVVKTRGAVDDLSSGEILEVVSTDSGSMSDLKGWADTTDGVAMLDQEETEEGGDALFVHYIQKE, from the coding sequence ATGAGTGAGTACGAACCTACCGAAACCCTCGACGTGAAAGGACTGTCCTGCCCAATGCCCGTCGTCAAGACCCGCGGTGCGGTCGACGACCTCTCGTCCGGAGAGATTCTGGAAGTTGTCTCCACAGACTCCGGCAGCATGAGCGACCTGAAAGGCTGGGCTGACACGACTGACGGTGTCGCCATGCTCGACCAAGAAGAGACCGAAGAGGGCGGCGACGCGCTCTTTGTCCACTACATCCAGAAGGAATGA
- the mce gene encoding methylmalonyl-CoA epimerase, translating to MHFDHIGIATPDAAGLAALFEELFDAPVAHEETFDGMTVVFLELEDGYFELLEPHEDGAIGKFLEKNGAGIHHVALETDDIEGALQTARDAGITLIDEEPRPGAWGHDVAFLHPKSTGGVLVEFVSH from the coding sequence ATGCACTTCGACCACATCGGAATCGCCACGCCGGACGCCGCCGGGTTGGCCGCGTTGTTCGAGGAATTGTTCGACGCGCCGGTGGCCCACGAGGAGACGTTCGACGGGATGACCGTCGTCTTCCTCGAACTCGAAGACGGGTACTTCGAACTGCTCGAACCCCACGAAGATGGCGCGATTGGGAAGTTCCTCGAGAAGAACGGTGCTGGTATCCACCACGTCGCACTCGAAACCGACGACATCGAGGGCGCACTCCAAACCGCCCGTGACGCGGGTATCACGCTCATCGACGAGGAACCGCGCCCGGGTGCGTGGGGACACGACGTCGCGTTCCTCCATCCGAAATCGACTGGCGGCGTACTGGTCGAGTTCGTCTCCCATTAG